One region of Candidatus Acidiferrales bacterium genomic DNA includes:
- the lptC gene encoding LPS export ABC transporter periplasmic protein LptC: protein MLLGNQDRINKLRRWSAMVAVALVMVIVGVYLYRQRQVSLARKSLPPPVPASVGQRSAEFTFSKIDRGRTLFTIHASRATEFKDSKKSLLEDVSIVIFGSDGSRHDRVASSRCEYLAEQGEISCPGSVQITLQSAKAAGRKESGGPDSAEPFWMTASAVRFLEESALGSTDQVVTFRFAGGHGRAKGLSYRAREGILRLEHNVEITAERREDGREAPVTLRGSALEFRRASNQVRVFPPVEVRQAGRRMSAGSFIAQLDSRMRPVNVAAEGEVAGTAEESGRTVSFRADRVTSHFLAEAPTQVTAEGSVVLESVGAGSRLRLEANRLTGYFVEHGDRVERIEAEGDVRVTSTARSPDAGEREYRLAAPGLRLLLKAGAKPESAETLGGGKLVIVGAKEQQVISGDVLTAKFGDAGQIQTLRAGPHARFETLDASGPGKPARGLAGKPPRVATSDVLAIEWDSSGREMVQILQTGNFRYQQGEQSAASASALYDLRKATIVLSGSPALSDRASRTTANQFTFFRERNEMQAEGGVQTTYFLALGRTALSLPGESGPVKVNARRMRARAEDGWAQYEGRVRLWQGTDAVEADVMEVNLNDKAQGLVATGEVRSVLGVLAKGKEAAGGGPGAERPGGALHIHSDSMTFAAKDNLIHYEGSVKAAGDFGRLTSQALEIRLAAPGKATGGTVERIVAQGNVRIVQPGRRGHSERAEYFPAEETIVLSGGTPTLEDDELGTATGATLTFKNAGASITVESQAGKRTLSRHQLAP, encoded by the coding sequence ATGCTGCTCGGCAATCAGGATCGGATCAACAAGTTGCGGCGTTGGTCGGCAATGGTGGCGGTCGCGCTGGTCATGGTCATCGTCGGAGTGTATCTCTACCGCCAACGACAGGTGAGCCTGGCTCGCAAGTCGCTTCCTCCACCCGTTCCGGCAAGCGTGGGCCAGCGTTCGGCGGAATTTACGTTTTCCAAGATAGACCGGGGACGGACCCTCTTCACGATTCATGCTTCGCGTGCCACCGAGTTCAAAGACAGCAAGAAAAGCCTCCTTGAGGACGTCTCCATTGTGATTTTTGGGAGCGACGGCTCTCGGCACGACCGGGTGGCCTCTTCGCGCTGTGAATATCTTGCCGAGCAAGGTGAAATTTCTTGCCCCGGCTCCGTGCAAATCACTTTGCAGAGCGCGAAGGCGGCAGGCAGGAAGGAATCCGGCGGGCCCGATTCGGCCGAGCCGTTTTGGATGACCGCTTCCGCGGTTCGCTTCCTGGAAGAATCAGCGCTGGGATCTACCGACCAGGTGGTCACATTTCGTTTTGCGGGCGGCCACGGACGGGCCAAGGGTCTGAGCTACCGCGCCCGCGAGGGAATTCTGCGGTTGGAACACAACGTTGAGATCACGGCTGAGCGACGTGAAGATGGCCGGGAAGCGCCGGTGACGTTGCGCGGAAGTGCGCTTGAATTTCGACGCGCCAGCAATCAGGTGCGGGTTTTTCCGCCCGTGGAAGTTCGCCAGGCAGGCCGGCGGATGAGTGCCGGCTCGTTTATCGCCCAGCTCGATTCGAGGATGCGGCCGGTGAACGTTGCGGCCGAGGGCGAAGTTGCCGGAACCGCTGAAGAGAGCGGGCGAACCGTGAGCTTTCGCGCGGACCGCGTCACTTCGCACTTCCTGGCTGAAGCACCGACGCAAGTGACGGCGGAAGGTTCCGTGGTTTTAGAAAGCGTCGGGGCTGGCAGCCGGTTGCGACTCGAGGCGAACAGGCTAACGGGCTATTTCGTTGAGCATGGCGATCGCGTGGAGCGTATCGAGGCGGAAGGCGACGTGAGGGTGACATCCACCGCGCGCTCGCCCGATGCCGGTGAAAGAGAATACAGACTCGCCGCACCGGGCCTGCGCCTGCTGCTGAAAGCCGGTGCTAAACCAGAGAGCGCTGAGACTCTGGGCGGAGGCAAGTTGGTCATCGTCGGCGCCAAAGAGCAGCAGGTCATCAGCGGGGATGTGCTCACGGCCAAGTTTGGCGATGCAGGCCAAATCCAAACGCTCCGTGCTGGCCCTCATGCACGTTTCGAAACCCTCGATGCGTCGGGGCCGGGCAAGCCCGCGCGTGGTCTGGCGGGCAAGCCGCCTCGAGTTGCCACCAGCGATGTGCTGGCCATCGAGTGGGATTCTTCAGGACGAGAAATGGTTCAGATCTTGCAAACTGGAAACTTTCGATACCAGCAGGGCGAACAATCGGCAGCTTCCGCGAGCGCCCTCTACGATCTACGGAAAGCGACGATCGTACTTTCCGGCTCCCCCGCCCTCAGCGATCGCGCCAGCCGCACAACCGCCAACCAATTCACCTTCTTTCGAGAAAGAAATGAAATGCAGGCCGAAGGAGGAGTCCAGACCACATATTTTCTTGCGCTTGGCAGGACAGCCTTGTCGCTGCCGGGGGAGAGCGGGCCGGTGAAAGTGAACGCCAGGCGAATGCGGGCGCGCGCCGAGGATGGTTGGGCGCAATACGAGGGGCGAGTCCGTCTCTGGCAGGGCACGGATGCGGTTGAGGCAGATGTCATGGAGGTCAACCTGAACGACAAGGCCCAAGGCCTGGTGGCGACCGGGGAGGTCCGCAGCGTGCTGGGGGTGTTGGCCAAGGGAAAGGAAGCGGCCGGGGGCGGACCCGGGGCGGAGAGGCCTGGAGGCGCACTCCACATTCATTCCGACAGCATGACCTTTGCCGCGAAGGACAACCTCATTCACTACGAAGGGTCGGTCAAGGCCGCCGGAGATTTTGGGCGGCTCACGTCACAGGCGCTCGAGATACGGCTGGCCGCTCCGGGGAAGGCGACAGGGGGGACGGTGGAACGAATCGTGGCGCAGGGTAACGTCCGGATCGTTCAGCCAGGCCGCCGCGGACATAGCGAACGCGCCGAATATTTTCCGGCCGAAGAGACGATCGTGCTTTCGGGCGGAACGCCGACGCTCGAAGATGACGAACTTGGCACGGCGACCGGGGCCACGTTGACTTTCAAAAATGCGGGTGCTAGCATCACCGTGGAATCGCAAGCGGGAAAACGAACACTTTCAAGACACCAACTTGCCCCATGA
- the recJ gene encoding single-stranded-DNA-specific exonuclease RecJ has product MRWILSQTNPEIVFRLEKALEIPQRFAHLLVLRGINDPETAARFLHPEMRHLHDPFLMAGMAEAVERLLGAARRKEPILIYGDYDVDGTMGIVVLRESLERVGASPDFYIPKRLVEGYGMRSEVVEEAGRRGVKLIISVDTGIRAAPIVARAHELGIDCIVTDHHLPEERLPPARAVLNPNRPDCPYPDKNLCAVGVVFKLVQALFERARLEGREKLLHSFLKLVALGTIADVVPLVGENRIFAKVGLEGLRWPANPGLKALLGVAGVDLNKLTSYDVSFRIGPRINAAGRMADASKVIELFTTKVPERAGEIAEELNRLNAERQQAEERILEEILDRVAGNPSLAEEHVLVFAGENWHRGVVGIVASRIVERFHRPALVFSVEGDPLRRAHGSGRSLPAFDLLACLDSAADLFERYGGHRLAAGCSLEEAKLPELRQRLNGFARVRIRPADLEPTLSIDEEIQLSEITTEWLEAISLLQPFGNGNPAPRFVARGLRVTSAARLLKEKHAAIQVSDGEREMEAVGWNMASRLVTLERGCSLDLAFEVEKTDFGRLGPFRLIIRDLHC; this is encoded by the coding sequence ATGCGCTGGATCCTTTCCCAGACCAATCCGGAAATTGTTTTTCGACTCGAAAAGGCCCTCGAGATTCCTCAACGATTTGCCCACCTGCTTGTCCTTCGGGGGATCAACGACCCGGAAACGGCTGCTCGCTTCCTCCATCCCGAAATGCGGCACCTGCATGACCCGTTTTTGATGGCGGGGATGGCGGAGGCGGTGGAGCGGCTGCTTGGCGCGGCTCGTCGCAAGGAACCCATTCTCATCTACGGCGACTACGATGTGGATGGCACCATGGGGATCGTTGTCCTGCGCGAGTCCCTTGAACGGGTGGGGGCAAGCCCGGATTTTTACATTCCGAAGCGGCTGGTCGAAGGCTACGGGATGCGCAGCGAGGTGGTGGAGGAAGCAGGGCGGCGCGGGGTGAAGCTCATTATCAGTGTGGACACGGGGATTCGGGCGGCGCCAATTGTGGCGCGGGCGCACGAGCTCGGGATCGATTGCATCGTCACCGATCACCACCTGCCCGAGGAAAGATTGCCGCCGGCGCGCGCCGTGCTTAATCCGAATCGCCCGGATTGCCCCTATCCGGACAAAAATCTCTGTGCTGTGGGAGTGGTCTTCAAACTGGTTCAAGCGCTCTTTGAGCGGGCTCGATTGGAAGGCCGCGAGAAGCTGCTCCACTCTTTTCTCAAGTTGGTAGCGCTCGGAACGATTGCGGATGTTGTGCCGCTGGTCGGAGAAAACCGCATTTTTGCCAAAGTGGGGCTCGAAGGTTTGCGATGGCCGGCAAATCCCGGCCTGAAGGCTTTGCTCGGCGTGGCCGGCGTCGATTTGAACAAGCTAACGAGCTACGACGTCAGCTTCCGCATCGGGCCGCGCATCAATGCGGCCGGGCGCATGGCCGATGCGAGCAAGGTCATCGAACTTTTTACGACCAAGGTTCCCGAACGGGCCGGGGAAATTGCGGAAGAACTCAATCGCCTGAACGCCGAACGGCAGCAAGCGGAGGAGAGGATCCTCGAGGAGATTCTGGATCGTGTGGCCGGAAATCCGTCGCTTGCCGAGGAGCACGTGCTGGTTTTCGCGGGAGAGAACTGGCACCGCGGCGTGGTGGGGATTGTTGCTTCGCGGATTGTCGAGCGTTTTCACCGGCCCGCGTTGGTCTTCTCGGTCGAAGGGGATCCGCTGCGGCGAGCGCATGGGTCGGGGAGATCGCTTCCGGCGTTTGATTTGCTTGCGTGTCTGGACTCGGCCGCTGATCTGTTTGAGCGCTACGGTGGCCATCGCCTCGCAGCCGGATGCTCTCTCGAGGAGGCAAAGCTGCCGGAGCTGCGGCAGCGGCTCAATGGTTTTGCACGGGTGCGGATCAGGCCGGCTGATTTGGAGCCGACTCTGAGCATTGACGAGGAAATCCAGCTCAGTGAGATCACGACGGAATGGCTGGAAGCCATTTCGCTCCTGCAACCGTTTGGCAATGGCAATCCGGCTCCGAGATTTGTGGCGCGTGGATTGCGCGTGACTTCTGCAGCTCGCCTGCTGAAAGAGAAACACGCCGCCATCCAGGTCAGCGATGGCGAGCGGGAGATGGAAGCGGTGGGCTGGAATATGGCTTCGAGACTTGTTACGCTCGAACGAGGCTGCTCACTCGATCTTGCTTTTGAGGTCGAGAAAACCGATTTCGGCCGCCTGGGTCCGTTCCGGTTAATCATCCGCGATCTTCACTGCTGA